One region of Endozoicomonas sp. Mp262 genomic DNA includes:
- a CDS encoding MlaD family protein, protein MNDGPEHARPVINKSRRLTPIWLLPLIALLIVCWLGWRTVAEAGLEVHVQFESGRGIKAGKTEVVHNGLVVGMVSGLSPTRNMNAVDVTIDINPDYKKYLREGSTFWLVKPQVSMAGISGLETLVSGNYIAFKPSQEGKKASHFKALEQAPPLAEANEGLRLTLKAKELSSLQVGSPVLYRRFKVGEVTGYSLAASGDYVEIQLYVNKQFSGLIKHNTRFWNAGGIDISGHLPSLKIRTQSLLSMIQGGIAFYTPNEGSNEESAQAVADGDQFVLYRDYEQAETGIPITIEFPLNVSLREGSTPILFHGFEVGRVHELDISDDLSKVIAEAVVRPEMMPGLVEGAQFWVVEPRFGPEGISGLDTLLGGRYIAVDVSQQDIEKQRAARHFNGHARRPPAPASAPGLHLTLSADALSGISAGSPVLFRNIPVGSVQDYQLKDAGVDIRLLIEPGFSHLVNSSSRFWNVSGVSVEAGLDGVKVRSATLNTLISGGIAFSTPAKKANKVVNGKHFKLYQDEDSAIENGLFIAIRFETAEGLSVGSLVRFRGMRVGRVTDLAVSPERDGVHARVFLDKKYQWLASEGSLFWLVKPKLGLAPPTWKR, encoded by the coding sequence ATGAATGATGGGCCAGAACACGCCAGGCCGGTTATTAACAAAAGCCGTCGCTTAACACCCATTTGGCTGCTGCCACTCATTGCCCTGCTGATTGTTTGCTGGTTAGGCTGGAGAACAGTGGCTGAGGCAGGGCTGGAGGTTCATGTCCAGTTCGAAAGTGGTCGGGGTATAAAAGCCGGAAAAACTGAAGTGGTTCATAACGGGCTTGTGGTGGGGATGGTCTCCGGGCTTTCCCCTACCCGTAATATGAATGCTGTTGATGTGACCATCGATATAAACCCGGACTATAAAAAGTATCTCCGGGAAGGCAGCACATTCTGGCTGGTGAAACCCCAAGTATCCATGGCCGGTATCTCGGGACTGGAGACACTGGTTTCAGGCAATTACATTGCCTTCAAGCCTTCCCAGGAGGGCAAAAAGGCCTCTCATTTCAAGGCACTGGAGCAGGCTCCCCCCCTGGCAGAGGCGAATGAGGGACTGCGGCTCACGTTAAAGGCCAAAGAGCTGTCTTCTCTACAGGTTGGCAGCCCTGTGCTTTATCGTCGTTTTAAGGTTGGGGAAGTGACCGGTTACTCATTGGCAGCCAGTGGAGACTATGTAGAAATTCAACTGTATGTTAATAAGCAGTTTTCAGGTCTGATCAAGCACAATACCCGGTTTTGGAATGCGGGTGGCATTGATATTTCAGGGCATCTTCCCAGCTTAAAGATTCGAACCCAGTCCCTGCTTTCCATGATTCAGGGGGGCATTGCTTTTTACACACCCAATGAAGGCAGCAATGAAGAGAGCGCACAGGCTGTGGCAGATGGTGATCAGTTTGTTCTTTATCGGGACTATGAGCAAGCTGAAACAGGAATTCCCATCACCATAGAGTTTCCCCTGAATGTTTCACTGAGGGAGGGGAGCACGCCTATTCTGTTCCATGGCTTTGAAGTGGGGCGTGTGCATGAGCTGGATATCAGTGACGATTTATCAAAGGTGATTGCTGAAGCGGTGGTTCGTCCTGAAATGATGCCAGGCCTGGTAGAGGGTGCCCAGTTCTGGGTGGTTGAACCCCGCTTTGGCCCGGAGGGTATTTCGGGTCTGGATACTCTTTTGGGAGGACGCTATATAGCGGTTGATGTCAGTCAGCAGGATATAGAGAAGCAGCGGGCTGCCCGGCACTTTAATGGCCATGCCCGGCGACCTCCGGCTCCGGCTTCGGCGCCCGGGCTACATTTGACCCTTAGTGCTGACGCGTTATCCGGTATCTCTGCCGGTAGCCCTGTCTTGTTCAGAAATATTCCTGTGGGTTCAGTGCAAGATTACCAATTAAAAGATGCCGGTGTGGATATCCGGCTATTAATCGAACCCGGGTTTAGTCACTTGGTGAACAGCAGCAGTCGTTTCTGGAATGTCAGTGGAGTGAGTGTTGAGGCTGGCCTGGATGGGGTAAAAGTGCGCTCGGCCACACTTAATACGCTTATTTCAGGCGGTATTGCCTTTTCAACGCCCGCTAAAAAAGCGAATAAAGTAGTTAATGGTAAGCACTTCAAGTTGTATCAGGATGAAGACAGTGCCATAGAAAATGGGCTATTTATAGCTATTCGCTTTGAAACGGCAGAGGGCTTAAGTGTAGGTTCATTAGTGAGATTTCGGGGAATGCGGGTAGGGCGTGTGACTGATCTGGCTGTGAGTCCTGAACGGGATGGTGTCCATGCCCGAGTTTTTTTGGATAAAAAATATCAGTGGCTGGCATCGGAAGGGAGTCTTTTCTGGCTGGTTAAACCGAAGCTGGGACTGGCACCTCCCACCTGGAAACGCTGA
- a CDS encoding paraquat-inducible protein A gives MGSGLNTGLQRGLKLCRDCGRVCQVSDTVCPRCGARVQPRIEGSITRCWALTITAALLYIPANVLPMMTVDRFGTGQPDTIMSGVMELVNHGMIPIAILVFTASVLVPLLKLVGMFWLLLSVGKPGLKVGRQMQLYRLIIWVGRWSMLDIFIIAILVAIVQFGQLGSVTAGPGVYAFSAVVVITMLAAAGFDPRLLWDSGEQGAGKTESMAQL, from the coding sequence TTGGGTAGCGGTTTGAATACCGGCTTGCAGCGTGGGCTGAAACTTTGTCGTGACTGTGGTCGGGTGTGTCAGGTGAGTGATACGGTTTGCCCTCGTTGTGGTGCCAGGGTTCAACCCCGGATAGAAGGCAGTATCACCCGCTGTTGGGCGCTGACTATAACGGCAGCCCTGCTTTATATTCCAGCCAATGTGTTGCCAATGATGACGGTTGATCGCTTTGGTACCGGGCAGCCGGATACTATCATGTCAGGGGTTATGGAATTGGTTAATCATGGCATGATCCCCATTGCCATCCTGGTTTTCACCGCCAGTGTGCTGGTACCTTTGCTGAAGCTGGTGGGCATGTTCTGGTTGTTATTATCCGTAGGAAAGCCGGGCTTGAAGGTGGGGCGACAGATGCAGCTGTATCGTTTGATTATCTGGGTAGGGCGCTGGTCAATGCTTGATATTTTTATCATTGCCATTCTGGTTGCCATTGTTCAATTTGGTCAGCTGGGATCGGTAACCGCCGGGCCGGGTGTTTATGCCTTTTCTGCGGTAGTGGTGATTACCATGCTGGCGGCCGCTGGTTTTGACCCCAGGTTGCTATGGGATTCAGGAGAGCAGGGTGCAGGGAAAACTGAATCGATGGCCCAGTTGTAA
- a CDS encoding paraquat-inducible protein A → MVDAVSLSGRQKACCPRCHHVIARSKPDSLGTVLALVITGLVLYIPANFYPVLIMELLGNQQHSTIWNSVVALWRGGLPPIAVLVFFSAMLVPLARLVFLLPILSAAFWGRGHALARSFMRAYVHLSEWTMVEIYLLGVLVSVIKLADMAVVHVGIGLFCFAGLMVVEITISLNLNKGEIWRRIGFG, encoded by the coding sequence ATGGTTGACGCTGTTTCGCTATCAGGCCGACAGAAGGCTTGTTGCCCCCGCTGTCACCATGTCATTGCCCGAAGTAAACCGGATAGTCTGGGGACGGTTCTCGCCCTGGTGATTACCGGGCTGGTTTTGTATATACCCGCTAATTTTTATCCTGTGCTAATCATGGAGTTACTGGGAAATCAGCAACATAGCACTATCTGGAACAGTGTGGTGGCGCTTTGGCGGGGTGGCTTGCCGCCTATTGCGGTATTGGTATTTTTTTCTGCCATGTTGGTTCCTCTGGCCCGCCTGGTCTTTCTTCTCCCGATTTTATCGGCCGCATTTTGGGGTAGAGGTCATGCCCTGGCTCGTTCATTCATGCGAGCCTATGTTCATTTAAGCGAATGGACCATGGTGGAAATCTATTTGCTGGGGGTATTGGTGTCGGTGATTAAACTGGCAGACATGGCGGTGGTTCATGTTGGCATCGGACTGTTTTGCTTTGCGGGACTGATGGTGGTGGAAATTACCATCAGCCTGAACCTGAATAAGGGGGAAATATGGAGGCGTATAGGTTTTGGGTAG
- a CDS encoding DeoR/GlpR family DNA-binding transcription regulator, whose product MLPVERREHILAYVEEKGCANIEEMALKFDVSQMTIRRDIRTLEQEDKLRVTYGGAVSKSFLMEDIPYEKKNAVNIEEKKSIAYEAHKLVKEGQIVLLDAGTSTMALAKLLMRMKVTIITTDLKIALQLSDSSTAKVYTTGGNVSAITKAHTDVTALSFLDSINADIAFLATNSWSLEHGVTTASTDHYYIRRKMLARANRKVLLADSSKYGASSMKTICPLDELDVIVTDNKFSDENVQAIKEVGGNLIMAS is encoded by the coding sequence ATGCTTCCCGTCGAACGTCGCGAACACATTCTTGCCTATGTTGAAGAAAAAGGCTGCGCCAACATTGAAGAGATGGCCCTGAAATTCGATGTTTCGCAAATGACGATTCGTCGAGATATCCGTACACTGGAGCAGGAAGATAAGCTTCGGGTAACTTACGGCGGCGCGGTTTCCAAAAGCTTCCTTATGGAAGATATCCCCTATGAGAAAAAGAACGCCGTCAATATTGAAGAAAAAAAGTCCATTGCCTATGAAGCCCATAAGCTGGTAAAGGAAGGACAAATCGTATTACTTGACGCAGGCACCAGCACCATGGCCCTGGCCAAGTTACTGATGCGTATGAAGGTCACTATTATCACCACAGACCTGAAGATTGCCCTGCAACTGTCTGACTCATCCACTGCCAAGGTTTACACCACTGGCGGCAATGTCAGTGCCATCACCAAGGCTCACACAGACGTCACTGCACTCAGTTTCCTGGATAGCATCAATGCCGATATTGCTTTCCTGGCCACTAACAGCTGGAGCCTGGAACACGGTGTCACAACCGCGTCCACGGACCACTACTATATCCGTCGCAAGATGCTGGCCCGTGCCAACCGAAAAGTCCTGCTGGCTGATTCCAGCAAATACGGTGCCTCCAGCATGAAAACCATCTGTCCTCTGGATGAGCTGGATGTAATCGTCACTGACAACAAATTCAGTGACGAAAATGTGCAGGCTATCAAGGAAGTCGGTGGCAACCTGATTATGGCCTCCTGA